Genomic DNA from Magnolia sinica isolate HGM2019 chromosome 4, MsV1, whole genome shotgun sequence:
agtctatcccttgcctttggtgtcttcagagcattaaatccatggtttaagcaccttttttcagtccatgctcgtaaatacactctgcatcacaaacactattaaatcgggccattgaacggtatcatgcttgtaaatccaggcaataattgggcctgatatgcaatatttgacaatcaacacaacccccaaccagcattttgctagtcccaagcaaagtatgcgaaagataagttaaaaaatacaggataatttctatgtactcgagtgatattttgaaaagcgaTTCAGATACAAGAAATccaagattcatgaatgttggacattGTTTTCTCCTGAACTCAAGCCCACAGTAATTTCACAGTCAACTTAAAGtagtaatccatcaattagaaaaaaattctaaacattaggatcccTGAGTATATAGTCtagtctcgacttatcaacacTAAGATTCAATtcattatttcatgatatcattggtaaccacaagagcattcaggacacccaaaacctaaactaaaacatgcctcatagatcattctttttctttcttttagcctttaatttttctattaaaaggagcaccaaggaagggaatcaagtacttacctatagggagtaaacctatggtgaagactgtacacccaacccttttcatatatgtccatggggaattaaatctacacctatagggagaaaacctatggtaaagattatTTGCCCAACCATTTCCAAaggcatctgttttttttttcgctaggtattttctttttcttcaattgatcatgacagacaaattttccaggctggttcctttcatgtttaatgATTACCAAGTCAATCCTTcgatattgaactgaaaccttacTGTGTAAGCGAGATGCGACATGTGAAATCGTGACTCAAttcatgtttaaaacttctaatcatgaattaacaattcagacttaaatgtgaaatctactagataattgaatccaagagtcataaatgacCAACATCATGTAGCTTAAGATTCTAAGTCAAAGATGCCCGTCAAAATCACCTTGAATTCAAAAGAaatccaaaaaaatttaaaaattttcacaatttttactcaaaactaagaaaatactgattaggtaacctaatctcccacccctaacctaaaatctacattgtcctcaatgtaaacgatatgagcatgcaatgcacatgaaacaacgaaagtaaatgagaagtgatgggaagatagtacttGGATAACGAATCGAGAGACTTCCCAAAGATATCAGAGcaggttagcacaagagagaaaccaacaaaagcaaacgatcctaaaacaacgtatcaagcaaactaacctaacagcataaagccgtctatcctaaaacagcataaaccaaactaccctagtcctatgaaagcagaaaaaaaccactcgatcatgtcgcaaggttcctctttcggccagtatcgtgataagtttctcagtaagtttctcaacgggatcatccaaaagccctttttgcaataggcttggatgccctggagcttgacttttcagagaaacttatgtacctcattaaaattttgctgttgattcgcttgaggtatccaaagtatatataattcacctgtgtcagaaaaagttgcaaagttagtatcccatgatgaatcagagactacaggtagatcaaattgagaaaaattttcaggaagtggtgtagtctcaacacattccgaagtagcagacttcggttcaattttcagctcctcctcccttaatggtaaacattcaggatctgtggaagaaggggcttcagagtaagggttctctcgatcaatgatgactaccgagatgttgtcttgtaaggcattcactatgtctcttatcatgagatcatttgaatctgtaaaatgtatcaagaaatcatccaaagagttggaaaattcagtTGAGCGTGACTTATGTTTTACATTAGAGCTCgtaatgatctgcccaaggaatccttcgtctttaaaggtaaacggaggtgtgctctcttgctctagccctgcacagacagattgagggtCAGTATACGAAGCATTGATGTGCGggctctgttcattgatactactcagaggAGGCATTGAATCGTTAACATTCAATAGTTCAGATGGtagcctcaactgggtggtttcaaattttagagtCATATTGAGTAACTCGTCCATCTCtccaatcatatcatcattcaatttagggGAGTGGTCCAAATATATTTCACAAGAGacagaagggtcggttgtaatgagctcatccacttttagatcagacatgtcaggtgagtggagtaggtTCTTTTGACTGATTACTTCGTATACTTCTTGATCACTGATCTggaccatacttgagattgattctaggggaatttcggctgaacattcatgatcatcatcacaATACATATCATCGTCTAATTTCGTGCagtgcacacttgggatgggatcgctttcctcacattctattcctaaattcggttgaggttcgaataaactaacctccaCCTCATCactgagatcctgtgtgtcatgtaaggaaggtgtgtcatcatcattgtatttgaaagatatccacatctcttgaccattccttggaaccgtcatcgagatcgattcatcgggaaattgaaccatatgttcattaatggactccaactcatttgtaattccagagttcttcaaaagcgagttaggatcactttcctcgcattgtatttttggaatgaattatgGTTGGAATGAATGAGCCTCCTCTGCCTTAttaaggcgcgaattaagcgcctctaatgattttctaatttctacAAGACATGCCATGTtacgctgaaatgaatcctcttggattgtttctggttgggtCTCAAAGGTAGCGTATCCAAGAGAATACTCATTATaatatgttgttggttcatttttccaattttgatgtttccactagtTATAgttatactgatcatacatgagagaatatgatggttggtaataatcctcattcccataattacgatcatatacgaccctattaaccgatggaacataacattctagtcggttctcaatatcggttctcgatggagagaaatcttgaggtatatgttgaattctacaaccctcaggcattccccaatatctcctaTCCATCTCAAcgtatgcacgtacccacgcttccatggtagaaccctaactctgagtctaatcctaaaggaaaaatcctacagcaatataaaaagtaagtagaggagaggttagaaagaagttaccagattggagttcctatgttaaaatcctgcaaaaggaaataaaagaaattagtttctaaaaacagaaaataaaaaataaaaaaaaaatcctagaattagaaagtttctaaaaataaaaatagaaagtttctaaaaagggaaattttttttctaaaactagaaaatagaaagttacttaaaggaagaatctaaatctgaaattagaaaatagaaaatttctaaaaaagaaagcctagaattagaaaatttctaaaaaataaaaccctaattctaaaaatagaaaaagtagaaaatttagaaagggattactaaattagaagtttatgtcaggatcctacaagacAGAAAAAcatgttaatttctaaaaataaaataaaaaaactttaacctaaagttagtaaaatcctaatcttaacctaattctaaaactaattaattccagaaaacgtaaccgtcagtcccctgcaacggcgccaaaaacttgttcactccccaagtgcagggttgtgatgtagtaataaactcggtgagaccgaggtcgaatcccaagggactgatacttgtacgttacctgaaactaggtagaaatagaactagcctaagatgaaatctaaatcgaatataaagtgatgaataatggtgagagattaatctaaaacttaaaagaaatcagagataggaaactaggaatttagaggatccacttgtagagatcagagagatcttatgcctgcatcagaaactcaactagacttagagtccatctttatccagttgaaagtgtaaccatggaaatcaagactgaacctcctttgatatagttttcaagagatgaaaggtgtatgaattagaatggattctatcaccaaaccatgcccaggagacaaagtaaacaacagaattaaactaattaccaaccaatcaacaatatatgaaggttaggaagggtaccgtaatccgaccatgcccatgagacaatggtgaacaacagggcttcctgacgtcatgcacataaaaggaaaggaatatgctcaaagctattgcagacctattgtaatttcagtcacaacagaccattaaaaactaaaaacattctcattaatcaaactataatcaaagtagTTCAAATAATATAAATCAAAGTCATAAAAtccctcccatcacactacaaacttcaccttttagccctagctaagaggtttagcctatcatagacatgctaaaatctcataaaaaggaaaataaaagaaaaacagaagaacCAATGGAAGGAAAATAGCTCCACGTCCAGGCcgctccacttctctctctctccacgtctCTGGCCTTCACGGCGGCCCCAGAtcatctcctccctctctctcatgtttacaacctccttttatagctgttggaaggctggagtcggtggcagagtcgcagCAGGAAATAAAGTGtaacttttcgcagccaagtttcagtgtctcaaaacttaccactttcctcgctcaattctcaaagaaacaccgtcccttaggacgtttttgagtgctctacatgatggacggttcagatttaccatatgatgaaagatggtgggccacaatcgccTGAAAATCCAGATTTTTGCGGATGTGTGAAAGCTTCGCACCTcttcgctgtcgtgatcggtgggccccacagaggtatttttgagaaaatccacaccgtccattggattcaggacaaaatttcagtaaaaaatgaatggttttgaacgtccattgacgcagcccagagaagaaatcacaccAAAAATCGTTTTGAGCGTCGTAGGACTGCCtgtttatggcctctgtatcgcgcacatgtgcaagcatgggtgtaaaatttcagcaaggttttgtagtattcgaggtcgtctacatgatgaacggatcagattggtcagacaggccatgggtggggtccacaaactTCCGCAAAATGGACTCTCGCTGGATGCTAAATAGGGACGCGTAAGCTTCCGTTgtgatgttggtggggcccacgttagtgttattttgacaaatccaagccattcattgaactcccctcgaaaaaccagtcaggaaagAGTATTTTTGGCTATactttgatgcggcccacgtaATCTTTAAAGCCACCGTTCGTTTTGTGTTTGAATGGTTATAATCCCATCCTCTTTGTTTCATCAAATATTGTCACCTAGGACTTAGTAACATAGGCCTTggaaatctaatggacggtttggattgtccattgggacaatgtatgggccccacaacagcaACCGAGCGTTCGTTTCTCGGCCACTGTTTTACAAAAAATGGAAATTTCTATTTTCGCGTGAAGAGTCGGTCAACACCGACTTTAACCAAGTCAGTCGGTTCGGTGCACAGCAAATAAGTGTGCACTGTGTACGCACATGTGCACAGACAGGGCCCCCTGTGATGTTTctcagaaatccaatccatccattcattttgttgccCCATTTAAGGTGTTGAATTCTAATTTGaggcagttccagatatcaggtgggccccaaaacgagattttatgggctgatcagtccattgggccacttctacaatgatccaatggttgaattttacatgtacggttaatttatggtcctcaggccatgtataaaatTTCGAGCTGaatagatggtgggaaccccgtgatttTGTATTCTGAAtgattttcaggccacttgagcttcagtttcccgattttctcagatctctggcgtgtaattccatcgatcttggtcccctggagtccgtcccttgcctttggtgtcatcagagcgttaaatctatggtttaagcaccctttttcagtccatgctcgtaaatacactctgcatcacaaacacgattaaatcgggccattgaacggtatcatgcttgtaaatccaggcaataattgggtctgatatgcaatatttgaccctcaacagctctGCTACATGAATTGTTGTAGGCTGCAATGGGTTATGGCCTTGATGGGAGCAGAACTCACGTTGCAGACTACAAGTCTCCTCAGATAACTGAACATGGGTATGATGTAGGGGCGGGTCCGGCTGTCTGATGATCTCCGTATTTCTTGAAGGCCATGCAATCGCCAGGGGATCAGCCGTGGTTGGGATCACTGATCCTTGAGAGGATCCTGATTCTGGATTAGCTGACAGGGTAGGACCTGGAACTGTCTGCGGGGCATTAAGTCGAACAGTTGAAGGGTGGTCAGGATTTTCTCCCCTGTTTTGGTGGAAGGCTGTTAGAACCCAATTTTTGGTGTTGAGTTTATTAAGGGGTGGATCCTTGGGAGGGGGTTGGGATGGGTAATTGGGATGGGTAGGTGGatctgaaatcacatcctggaaCTTTTAGCCTGGCAAAAATAGGGTATTCTTCCTTTCCTGCTTTCAAATTAACCACTTTAAAGATATCTCTTCCTGGCCTCAATCTGAGTTTTACCCTTGCAAACACTTGGAAGATGCCGAGTCTAGCCGCAGAGTCCACTTGAATGACCTTCCCGAAGTGTTGGGCGATGTCGATGATTGTAGCTTCAAATCAGGCATGGGTTGGTATTCCATATAATCTGACCCAGGTCCCACTGTAGCCCGTCACAGAGGTTGGATTCCAGGCAACAACTCTCTCAAACCCCATTGACGAGAGCAGGTCTGCATTGGATGAGAAATCTACTAGCTCCTCCGAAGATTTAAACTGCAAGAGAAAGGAGTTGGGAGATAACCTCGTACGTCGACCGTCAAAGATGCAAATCTGGAATTTCTAAAGACCCTGATTAGTTGAATGATTGGGGTAGATGGGTCTGTGGCGAATCCGACTAGTGCATTACCCAAGTTCCGTCTCCGGAACGCTACCGTAGCTTCATCTGTGATCACCGTATCTAGTTCACTATCTTTATGAGGCTGTTGTGGGGGTCTGGAGGGAGGGGTGCTTTTCAGCACAGAGCTGTATGCATTTGGGTTTTGGTAGGTGTTGAAGTGAACCGGTTGGAGGTTGGGGTTCTGCTGTCTTCTTGACTTGGAGATCGTAGCTTGGACAGTAACCACCCTCCCATCAATACGCTTCCCATTCAAGACTCCAATGGCTACCCTAGCTTTGTCTTCATAGAGGAAGGAGACAAACACAAATCCCCTGGGTTTAACGGTTCCAGGGAATGTTGGTATGGAGATGCTTTGCACTTTGCCATATCTCCCAAAGATCCTATTAATATCAACCCTAGAGCAATCAAAGGGGAGATTACCTATAAAAACCATGAAACCCGGTGCGGCATGGGCACCGGACGAACTCTGTTTAGGGAGGGAACCGCGTTCCTCCCCTGCCCGTCTCATCACAGATTTCCTTCCCGTTCTAGGTTAGGATTTTCGCACTTCTGGATGAGGATCCAAATCAATACACTTGATCGGGCACTTATTCCTAGAAGTTGGTTAGCTAACAGGCTTACGGATGGTCTGTTTGTCTGTTTGAGCTGCAGTTCCACTGCACGCAGTTCTTTTGTTTGTTACTTCAATTTTAGGGCGTGAGAATGAAAACGTCCTATAAGCGCACATGAACACATGCATAACACTGGTGGCaaacaaaaagaagagaaaaatcagTATATGGAAAATGACACAAAAGCATATCCATTTTCAGTGATTTAACTATTGAAAACATAGTGCAATGAAAGGGGGTTCAATGCATACTATCTTCTTGACGGTGAGGATTTGGATTGTAGCATGCAAGAACAGCCACAGCTGCTTCCCTGTATGCCAACCTCAGCTTTAACTCCTCTGGAATTTCAGTACCATCTTCCTGACGGGTTTCAAACATACCCTTTTGTTGCAAGTGGGTAGATTGAGAACATGTGTACATAGTTGAATTAGTGAGACACTATAATTATCCATGTAAGTGggaaagaaacaaaacaaaacaccTACCCTCTTCAAGGCTTCCAATAGTTCTTCTCGTCCAATGTGGTCTAAATCCTTCCTGGCAGTTAAAATTCCAGGTTCATTCCTGCCAATCAGTTGCaagatggttaaaaaaaaaaatctcctgaTGAGAAAATAGAAACAATTCATTAGGAAGTAACTAAAATATATTTTGCAGCTCTGCTCCAGTGAAATCCGCGGTAAGATCTGCAATTTCTAGTAGAAGGATCTCCTTTTCTTCCTCTGACTAGAAAAAAATACAAAGCAGATGGACCATAGGAGAAGGTAGCTTTTATGATAAGGTCCAATAACTAAGggaccaaaaataagacaaaaatAAGAATTGAGGAACCATCATCAATTGAACTAGGTTCCTCTACTAGAACATGCTGTGACCAACCTAGAGAAAAGCCCACGTGTTATAAATAAGCAGACGTGAAATGACAAAGAAGTACGAAGGCTTATCAACATCTGTCACTGCCACAAGTTTTGAGCATGCCAAACTATACGGTTCAGTGGTTCAAATTGTTGATGTAATGGTTAAACAGCATTGTTTCCTGTTCCATGGTCAATActgggttgttttttttttttttaaacgtggATGTAGTAACATACCTCACAGTTGGCCCCACAATTAGGGGTCCCACGGTGGATCTGGGTCACACCCAATCTGCTCCCCTAACCATCGCTCACTCtaccattggtggggcccattgtaatgtttgtgataaatccaccccattcatccgttttggcAGCTCATACTAAGATAGGAGGCAAAAATTCATGCAGATCTgaaacttgagtgggccacaccacaggaaatagtaaaaAGGAGTTGCTTACCATTCAAACCTTTATGgcctccaccatgatatttatatgcaatcTAAATCATTCATATAGTGAtgcaaccgttgataaggtcattttcactgggatgaactcaaaaaaaaaaaaaaaaaaagtgcctaatacaaagcttttgtggcccacgaatgtttcaacgatgggcatAGAGTCTCCATtcttttctattgtgtggcccacttaagccttgtatctgtcttatttttgattCCTATCttagatgatatgaaaaaacatatGAACAGGATGAAAAAACCCCATTTTTTAATACATGGGACCGGAAATTTCTTTCAAACAGCCCGAGAGTGACGGAATGGAGTGAAGTGCAGCGAACAACACCTATGTTGGTACCGTGAGGTGTTGGAAAAGCTTtgtggccccacgatgatgtatgtgttttatcaacactatctATCCAGttttctaggtcattttatggcatgaacccaaaaatgaagcagatccaaatctcaactggactaCACCGTAGGAAAATACaccattaacaaaaaaaaaaaagaagttatggatcaagctgatatttgttttttcccttcatctaggtccatatgacctaatcaagttggatggcaaataagtatTACTGTGGGTCCTATGAAGTGCTTAATGGTGGCATTTAATCACTGCTttttagtggtgtggtctacctaagattagGAATTGCCTcatttgggctcattccctaaaatgatatggcaaaatggatgaaagatgtggatgaaacacatatatcatggtagggtatACAAAGCTTTGCTAGCACTTCATAGCAATTTTGCTGGTGCTGTGTGCTACGCTACCCAACCGAATATGGGAATGATGCCCCCGCTGACTTTTAGCCAGGCCTATCTTgatatgtatgtgaaatccactttgattAGTGGATGTATAAACCACTTTAGGCATGCAACCAAAAAATTAGGCCTACATGTGAAACAGTTGGAATAGATGTTTACTGCATGCCAATTTTTTactgggcccaccatcatgatcatgTGTAATCCGAttgaaccattagatgccacacaaaaaTTTAGTCCTACAGCCTAAAATAAGATAATCCATAATTTAGGGGggtcacaccaaaagaaataattTAAAGGGTGGGTATCACATCTTTTCTAATCATTATTTGGTCCACCTGACTCATGAATGGAAATAGGTTTTAAGATGGGCCTAAAATAAGGTCATGCAACTAGTAGTTGGTGTGAACTTCGgaaacacatcgcaatgggcccacATGCCTTTATGCCCTGCCTGCAATACACTTTTGAACCGAGGAGAGTCATATTTATAGATTCTCTCACGAGAGTAAATTAGACTTCTCACCTCCTGAGAAATGTTTTGGCACATACCTTATAGCATCTTCTCACAATATCATGTATTAAAAAGAATTTTggaataaaaatttcttttaaaaaataaataaataaccaacTATAaaaactaagagagagagagagagagagagagagagggaggcaaAAATATGGAAAGAGTAAAGAAACTTGAGTTTTAGACTCtccattcttcttttttattcatGCGAGTTC
This window encodes:
- the LOC131241989 gene encoding serine/arginine-rich splicing factor SC35-like; the encoded protein is MRRAGEERGSLPKQSSSGAHAAPGFMVFIGNLPFDCSRVDINRIFGRYGKVQSISIPTFPGTVKPRGFVFVSFLYEDKARVAIGVLNGKRIDGRVVTVQATISKSRRQQNPNLQPVHFNTYQNPNAYSSVLKSTPPSRPPQQPHKDSELDTVITDEATVAFRRRNLDPPTHPNYPSQPPPKDPPLNKLNTKNWVLTAFHQNRGENPDHPSTVRLNAPQTVPGPTLSANPESGSSQGSVIPTTADPLAIAWPSRNTEIIRQPDPPLHHTHVQLSEETCSLQREFASPPLTGAVPLDTGQIHIDLSPYFNNSSYLNPHQPSENTPPNVTDDQSDHNSGTDSLLSDQEESVDHPDSEAGRELEEETADFSDERPLNSYLKS